Part of the Deltaproteobacteria bacterium genome, TTTCATGTATTTCGAGGACTGGGACTTCTGCCGCAGGGTCCGGCAGTCGGGGGGGCGATGCGTCTTCCTTCCTTCCGCCGTGGTTACGCATATAGGATCCGCTTCCACCGGCGATACGACCCCTTTCTATCATTACCATCATGCCCGCAGCAGGATCCTCTTTGCCAGGAAACACCTCTCTGCCTCCGTGTTCTGGTGTCTCTTCGTTCCTTACATGTTCTTTTACCGCGTTATCTTCCAGGGAATCCGCATGATCGTGGCTGGGATGCCCCGGAACGCCGCTGCCATCCTCTACGGGGTTTTGTGGCACCTCGGGGTGCGGAGAGATGAAAGGCCGGGCTTGTCATGAAGGTAGCTATTGCGGCAATTGCGGGCGCCCTTGGAGGACCGCGCAGTTATGCACGGGAACTCGTCCGTGCCTTGACCGGGCTGGCCGGAGAGGACGACTTCTACGTGCTGACCGATGATCGTGCCGCCTGGGATGATGCGGGCGGTGAGGTTATGGAACTGCCGATGCGTTCTTCCTACACGCGCCCGCTCTGGGATCACTGGAAGGTGCCTCGGGCGTTGAGGTCCCTGGATGTCGATCTGTTCCACCATACGAAGAACGTGGTGCCGCTCTTTTGTCCCGCGAAATGCGTGGTGACCATCCACGACCTTGCACCTTTCCTTTATCCCGATACCTTCACCTTCCTGCAGGGTATCCACCTGCGCACACATATCCGTTTTGCCGCAAGAAGGGCGGATGCGGTCATCGCCGTCTCCTCTAACACCCGGGATGATATCATCCGCCATTTCCATGTGCCGGAGAACCGCGTCCGTGTCGTATATAACGGGGTATCTCCGGTTTTTTCCCGCTCCCCCGGCGACGGGGAACTGGCGGGATGCCGTGCAAGGTATCGCCTCCCCGGCCGGTTCATCCTCTATGCCGGGACGATCCAGCCCCGGAAGCAGGTGGATATGCTGATCCGGGTCTATCACCGGCTGAGGGAGGAGGAAGGAATCCCGCACCATCTGGTGGTCGCGGGACGCATGGGGTGGAAGTCGGGCGGGCTCCATGAAACTGTCCGGTCCCTGGGATTGAACGACGTGGTCCACTTTACCGGCGCCGTCGACGGTCACGATCTTCCCCTGATCTACAGGTCGGCCGAGGTCTTTGTCAACCCAAGCCTCTACGAGGGGTTCGGCCTTACCTGTGTCGAGGCGATGGCATGCGGGACGCCGGTGGTGGCCTCCGGCGTCTCTTCGATCCCTGAAGTGGTGGGGGATGCCGGCCTGCTCTTCGATCCGTCGGACGAGGAATCCCTCTTCCGGGCGCTTCTGACGGTCATCCGTGAGGAAGGGCTGCGGGAACTGCTCCGGCAAAAAGGAATTGACCGTGCCCGAAAATTCTCATGGGAAAAGGCCGCGGCGGGAACGCTGGAGGTCTACAGGTCAGTATTGCAAAACAGGGGAGGCGCCTGATATGGGTACTTTATTAACGGTCGAGCGCCGCCGCAGGGCCTTCTTCTATATGGTGCTTGTCGCGGTCTGCGCAGCGGCTGTCTATCTGAACACGTTCACGAACGGCTTCGTCATGGACGACCGGACGATGATCGCCGAAAACGGCGCCATACGGTCCCTTGGAAATATATGGAATATACTGCTCCACGATTACCGCCCCTTGCGAACCATAAGCTATGCCCTGGACTATGCCGCCTGGGGGCTGAATCCCTTCGGTTATCACCTGACCAACATCTTCCTGCATGTTCTGAACTGCCTGTGCCTTTACGGGATTGTAAGGATTCTTTTCGGAAGCGAAAGGACCGCCCTTTTCGCTTCGCTCCTCTTCGCCGTCCATCCTCTCCATACCGACGCCGTGAGTTATCTCTCCGGACGGCGGGATGTCCTTTTTTCATTCTTCTATCTTTTAGGCTTCTACTTCTTCCTCCGCTACAGGAGGCGGAAAAAAAGGAAGCGTTATCTGGCAATTGTCCTGCTCGCTTTCCCGCTGAGCATGCTCAGCAAGGAAATGGCCGCCTCATTCCCGCTCCTCCTGCTGGGGTACGACATGATTTTTCCAGGGGCCGGTCCGGCGGAGGATGGCAAGGCGGGTCCGGGCCGGAGGTTCCGCCGTTCGGTTCTGCCGGTCATGCGGCGCCACTTCCTGTTTTATCTTTTTCTCTTTTCCATGGTGCCGGCCTTTGCCTATTATTACATATGGATGCGCCATGCCTCGGAGATGGTGACCGCAAAGGGTGTGCAATGGTGGGGCGGCAGCGTCCTGTCGAATTTCATGACCGTTGCATCCGTCCTGGCACACGATGTCCGCCAGACCCTATTCCCGGTCCGGCTGGTTGCCGATTATTTTGCCTTTCCCCTTGTCACTTCGGGATCGGATCCGGAGTTCATCAGGTCGGTCCTGCTGCTCATCACGGCAGGCGCACTCTTTTTGATCGCCCTTCGCCGTGAGAAGAGAATAGCCTTTTCTCTCTTTTGGTTCTTTGTAACGCTTCTTCCGGTGATGCAGATAATCCCTCACCACGATCTCCTGGCGGATCATTTTCTATACCTGCCTTCCGCGGGTGCCTGCATGATTGGAGGGTTCCTCTTCGACAGGGTCATGAACCATGGCAAACTTGCGGGAGTTGCAGCAGCGCTTCTGATCCTGACGCTGGGATGTTTCTCGGTCCGGACATGGCGCAGGAACCGGGTCTGGAAGAACAATATCACAATCTATTTGGATGACCTGAAGACCTATCCGGATAATAACCGTGTACGCCTTCTCCTTGGAATGATGTTCATGAAGGCACATCTCTACGACATGACCGAAGACGAATTTGGTAAGGCCGAAAGAGGAGAGCGTTTTTTTCCTGAGGCCTACGCATATGATGGTTTTATCCATTACAAACGCGGGGAATATAAAAAAGCGCTCCGCCTGGAGCTAAAGGCGCTTTCTGTAAAGGATCTGCCCATGGCACATTTTGTTCAGGGGCTGGTGTATGAACGGTTTGAGCAATGGCGGCAGGCGTTTGATGCCTACGGGAAGGTTTCGAAGGGGCGTTTCCACACTGCGGCGCTCTTCGGCCGGTTCAAGTGCGCCCGCCTCCTGTGCGATAGGGAAGGAGCAAGGCTTTCGGCCCGGGCATACCTTGCGGCCACGGGACCGCTGGTGCAGGGGGGCGGCCCGGGCAGGGACGTCCTGCAGAAACGTGCACTGTGCAGGGAATGGCTGAACAGGCGGGCGGACCGGCGGAAAGATTGTGAGGACCGTCCAACCGGGTCCGGCAGGACGGGGCTCCGGCACCTTGCTGATACGATTCATTCTTATGAAAGAAGAATTGCAAAGGCGCCTGATGATGCGGAGGCGCACCGGCGGTTGGGGATGATCTACCTGAAGAAGGTGGAGGATCTCCCCCGCGCCTACAGACATCTTGCCCGGTCGCTGCGGCTTGCCCCGGGGCAGTCCCATGCGGTGAAGATGAAACGGATCACGGAGGACCTTAATCGGCTCTATGAGAACTACTCCCGCAAAACCGGGATCAGTATTACCGTTCTGCTGGGGGGCCGGTAAAAGGCGAGAGCATGGTGAAAGGGATAATGGACATGGATCGTGGAACTCTATTCGGAGATCGTGACGGGAAATACCACAGGGAAGGGCTGATCATCCTTTTGCTGGTGGCGCTTTCATCTGTTGTTTACATGAACTCCATCTTCGGAGGTTTCGTCCTTGACGACATGGTCCTGATCCAGAAGAACCCGGTGATCCATTCTCTTTTCGATATCCGGCTCCTGACCTACCGTTGGCTAAGGACCTTCTCCTATGCCGTCGATTACTCTCTCTGGGGGCTCAATCCGGTCGGGTACCATCTTTCCAATATTTTTTACAACACCCTGACGGTCCTGTTGGTCTATTTCCTCACGAAGCGATTGACGAAGAACCTGACGATCACCTTTGTTGCGTCTCTTCTCTTCGCTCTGCATCCGATTCATACGGAAGCGGTCAGTTATCTCTCCGGGCGGCGGGATATTCTGTCCGCACTGTTCTACCTGCTCGGATTCATCTTGTACCTCAAGGGGAGGGGAGGCGGGGGGCGCCTCTATTATGCCGGAGCCTTCCTTGCCTATCTGCTCAGCATTTCCGCCAAGGAGATGGGGGTGACGCTCCCGGTCCTGATCGTGGCATATGAAATCCTGCATGAAATAGATGAAGACTGGGATGCCCCCGCTTCCACGATTCGTTTGTTTGTGCGTGCCGTCCGATCCAACCTGGCCCGCTTCCGGTGGCTCATCACATTGTCCATTTTGCTGGTCGCGGGATATCTCTACGTCGATCTCTTTCTTGAACATGCCTCCGGGATGGTCAGTGCAAAGGGAATCAAGTGGTGGGGCGGGAATCCGGTCTCCAATTTCGCGACCGTGGCCACGGTGCTTGCTTCCTACATGAAGAAACTGCTCTTCCCCGTGGTTCTCCGCTTCGACTACCGGATGTTTCCGCTCCGGCACTCCCTCCTGGATATGGGGGTAATCTCATCCCTGGCACTGCTTGCCGGGTTGCTTCTGCTTTCTTTCGTATTTATCCGAAGGCGTCCTGCCGTAACATTCGGAATATGGTTCTTCTTCATCACATTATTGCCGGTCATGCAGATCATCCCGCATCACATGCTGATGGCGGAGCATTATCTCTATCTTCCCTCTTACGGATTCTGCCTCTTGGCCGGAATCCTTGCGGAGAGGATCCATTACAGGCATAAACTCATTATTCTCTTCCTCGCTGCCGGGGTTCTTGTCTGCCTGCTCTTTTTCGTCCGTACTGTTGCCCGGAACCAGGACTGGCTCGACACATTCACTCTGACGGCGGAGGGGCTTCGTCACGATCCGAAGGAGCCTGTTTATCACTTTTTCCGGGGGCACGCCTACCACCTCGTTCACCTTGAGCGGAGCGCCTGGCGGGAGTTGGAAAAGGCGGTTTATCCGAACCTCTACCGGGACTCGAAGCTGTTCGCGATCAGGGCCGTGATCCTTTTCGAGCAGGGGGAATATGAGAAAGGAGAGAAAGAGACAAAGAAAGCCCTTGACATAGACCCCGATGATCAAATGGCGCTTGTTAATGGAGGCTATTTTGCCTTAATGATGGGTGACAATCAAAAAGCCCTTCACTATTATCTGAAGGTGCGGCCGGATTATGAAGGAGGGGGACACCTTCAGAACATAGCAAAGATCTACCTGGAAGAAGGAAAGGTCAAACGGGCCGAGAAAACCATGAGACGGGCTCTTTCTCTCCATTCCTACAGGGCTGTATTTCACTATGACTTGGCCGAGGTCCTGATCAGGGAACTTAAGTTTGACCAAGCAGCGGAGCAGTACAAAAAGGTTCTGCGTTTTGCAAAGAACGACCCCGAACCCTCCGAATACTTGAAGGATGTTCCACAGAAGCTTAAGTGGGCTGAACGGTTCAGGCAAAGGCTGTCTGCCGTAAAGAGCAATATGGGGGGCGGAGAAACGGGGAGAGAGATCGCCTATGTCCGGCTGTATCTTGATGCCGGGAACAATGGCGAGGCGGCCAGGAGACTGAGGTCCGCAATAGGTGCGGGAGATGATTCTTATGGGACACGCTGTCTTTTGGGATCTGCTTTGCTGAGAGAGGGCAAGAGGGATGAGGCGCTGAAGGCAGTTGAGGGCATTAAACTTGCGAACGGGATGCTCTCCGATGAGGAGCTTGCAACACTGGTCGATATCTTCTCGCAGAATCTCAGGATTAACAAGGCCATTGATTTTGTGCGTGAACTGATCCGGCGGCACCCGGGGAAGAGCTCATACAGGGATCAGTTTGCTGCATTGAAAGGGATGGGTGAACTGCAGAAGAGATGGCGTCGCCTTGATTATGAAGGAGATCCGTTTGGCGCTGCCATTGCCGAGGGTGATCTTTATGTGAAGGTTGGAAGGATAAAAGAGGCGCTGCGGTGCTATGAGTCGGCTATCCAACAGAAACCTGATGATCCGGATCTGCTCCGAAAGCTTTATAGCTTTTACGAGCCGAGGGGATACCCGTACCGGAGGAAGGCAATCCAGACCGGGCGTACTCTCCTGAAAATCGATCCGAAGGACTCACGGATCGCCCTCCGCCTCTGGCGGTTCTATTATGATAAGGTTGAGGACTACGAAAGTGCTCTCATCTATCTCGAAAGAGCGGTCAAGGCCGATCATGATCGGGCGGACAATCGGAAAACAAGATCGGCCCTTAAAACCTTGAAACAATATGTGCGGACATACAAAAGTGAGGTTGTACAGTGAATGGTGATGGGGGAGAGTTCCTGATCGTAACGGGAGATCCGGAGAGGGATTGACATTTTTCGTCTCCCGACTGTATATTGTGTCAGTCTTTGTATCCTTATGATATTTAACGATAAAACACAACAGGGTCTCTTAATTCGCAGATAGATTTGAAGTATGTTGGCCGAAATTGTCCGGATGTTGCGTCTATAGGCCGGTTGCATCGGAAAGAGTATTGTGAGATAAAAGCTATGAATATCAATGTGTTATGTCTAAATATCAACCGGTCTGTTACGTTGGCACAGGCCTTGCTTGTATAACCGTGCAGTTGCAGAGTGATAAATTACAATCTTTCATACAAAGGAGGTGAGTGGCTTCATTACAGTATCGTTAGAGGTTTTTACCGTCTTTAAACAACGTAAAGGAGTTTTGAAATGATGACTATCAACAAGAATGAACATGGTTTTACCCTGATCGAACTGATGATCGTTGTGGCGATCATCGGGATCCTGGCCGCTGTGGCTATTCCCGGCTATATCGGTTTCCAGGAGAAATCAAGAAAAGGTGCGATCATTGGTGCTGCATCGAACGCTGCGGCGGAAATTCAGGGTTGGCTGAGCGTCTCGCTCAACCCCAATGGTAATTTGAGGGAAGTGGACACTGACGGAAACGGTGTTGTGGATAGTAGTGATGCCACCGATTCAACACTGAACGGTGCAGTAGCCACGACATATATCACTATGAGGACGGCTATGGGAGATACGTCGCCCTGGAGTACGAGTGCTTTATGGGTGTCAGGTTCTTCAGCTCAACAAGGTCAGATTGCGCTCACTCAGTCTGGAAACAGTGTTACTATTCGTGCCTATGATAATAGTTCCACACCTGTTCTTTTGTACACCAAGACGGTCAGCGCCGACTGATCTGATGATCTCTTGAACTTTGAGACGGGGTGGGCCGGATTTAGGCCCACCCCTGTTTCTTGTTTCTGGGGAGATATCGTGGTTATAGGGAAGGGAAATAATGTTTTCAACTAAACGGCCGCTCCGGAGCAGTAACCGATTGATATTCCGAAGAGGAATGATCATGAAAAGAGAGGATGGTTTTTCCCTGATTGAACTGATGGTGACCATCGCCATTATCGGGATCCTCGCCGCCATTGCCATCCCGACCTACACCGGGTATCGTCTCAAGGCGGAGCGATCCATCGCCTGGACGGACCTGCAGAGTCTGCGGCTCCTTGAAGAGCAGTATTATGCGGAGAATAATGCCTATGTCGAAGGTGCCGATACGGCAACTTTAAAAACCAACCTTCCCGGTTTTCAGCCCGATTCCGGGTCGCAATACGATTATGATGTGGCCTTTTCAGGAACGAACAACCAGACCTTCACTGCTAGAGCCACCCGCAAATCCGGTACCGGCAGTGATACCGGCTCCCCCTGGACGATCGATAATACCAACACCCGGAACTGGTAGGACTGTAACAACGGCAAACTGATGGAAATAGATGAAAACTTCCGTCAGAATCTTCAGGTCAATAGGAGATGAGTGGCAGATTTGTTTGATTGAAGTCGTTGCCCTTGAAAAGAAGGGGCTCGCCGGCATATTTGGAGAGTGCATAGGTACAGCAGTCTCCCAAATTCAGCCCCGCAGGATGCCGCCCCTTGCCGTAGATTCTCCAGGCCTTTCTAGCCAGTTCGGACTGTTCCGGGGTTATGTTGACGATTTCAATCCGGGAGCGATGCAGGAGAAGATCGAACTCCCGGCCCCCAGGTTCACCCCCCCAATTAGCGATAGGAGTTTCACCCGAGACAAAACCCCTTCTGGTTTCAAGGTTTATATTGAGTTAACGGCACACCTGACTCCCCCGCAGGGGGAGCATACCCCCTGTCACGCAGCCGAGCATCGCAGAAGGAGAGGGGAAAACGGCGTAAGAGAAAATCCATTGCCATCTTCCCCCAAATCATGCTAAAAAAAGGGCATGAAAACCAAGACCGTCTATCTGAAAAATTTCGGTTGCCAGATGAACAATGCCGATGCGGAACAGCTCCTCGGCGTTCTGCACCGGGTCGGCTACCGGTCGGCGGACCGGCCGGAGGGGGCCGATCTGATCTTGCTGAACACCTGTGCGATTCGCGAGAAGGCGGAGCAGAAGGTATTCAGCGATCTCGGCAGGCTGAAAATTTTCAAGGCGAGGGATCCGGGGGTTCTGATCGGGGTTCTCGGCTGCGTGGCCCAGGCCGAAGGGGAGAAGATCCTTGGCCGGGAACCGGCAGTTGATTTTGTCGTCGGTACCCGGGGGATGGCGGAACTTCCGGAGATCATCCGCAAGGCGGAAGCGGGGGAGAAGAGTCTCTT contains:
- a CDS encoding glycosyltransferase family 4 protein, whose protein sequence is MKVAIAAIAGALGGPRSYARELVRALTGLAGEDDFYVLTDDRAAWDDAGGEVMELPMRSSYTRPLWDHWKVPRALRSLDVDLFHHTKNVVPLFCPAKCVVTIHDLAPFLYPDTFTFLQGIHLRTHIRFAARRADAVIAVSSNTRDDIIRHFHVPENRVRVVYNGVSPVFSRSPGDGELAGCRARYRLPGRFILYAGTIQPRKQVDMLIRVYHRLREEEGIPHHLVVAGRMGWKSGGLHETVRSLGLNDVVHFTGAVDGHDLPLIYRSAEVFVNPSLYEGFGLTCVEAMACGTPVVASGVSSIPEVVGDAGLLFDPSDEESLFRALLTVIREEGLRELLRQKGIDRARKFSWEKAAAGTLEVYRSVLQNRGGA
- a CDS encoding tetratricopeptide repeat protein yields the protein MVKGIMDMDRGTLFGDRDGKYHREGLIILLLVALSSVVYMNSIFGGFVLDDMVLIQKNPVIHSLFDIRLLTYRWLRTFSYAVDYSLWGLNPVGYHLSNIFYNTLTVLLVYFLTKRLTKNLTITFVASLLFALHPIHTEAVSYLSGRRDILSALFYLLGFILYLKGRGGGGRLYYAGAFLAYLLSISAKEMGVTLPVLIVAYEILHEIDEDWDAPASTIRLFVRAVRSNLARFRWLITLSILLVAGYLYVDLFLEHASGMVSAKGIKWWGGNPVSNFATVATVLASYMKKLLFPVVLRFDYRMFPLRHSLLDMGVISSLALLAGLLLLSFVFIRRRPAVTFGIWFFFITLLPVMQIIPHHMLMAEHYLYLPSYGFCLLAGILAERIHYRHKLIILFLAAGVLVCLLFFVRTVARNQDWLDTFTLTAEGLRHDPKEPVYHFFRGHAYHLVHLERSAWRELEKAVYPNLYRDSKLFAIRAVILFEQGEYEKGEKETKKALDIDPDDQMALVNGGYFALMMGDNQKALHYYLKVRPDYEGGGHLQNIAKIYLEEGKVKRAEKTMRRALSLHSYRAVFHYDLAEVLIRELKFDQAAEQYKKVLRFAKNDPEPSEYLKDVPQKLKWAERFRQRLSAVKSNMGGGETGREIAYVRLYLDAGNNGEAARRLRSAIGAGDDSYGTRCLLGSALLREGKRDEALKAVEGIKLANGMLSDEELATLVDIFSQNLRINKAIDFVRELIRRHPGKSSYRDQFAALKGMGELQKRWRRLDYEGDPFGAAIAEGDLYVKVGRIKEALRCYESAIQQKPDDPDLLRKLYSFYEPRGYPYRRKAIQTGRTLLKIDPKDSRIALRLWRFYYDKVEDYESALIYLERAVKADHDRADNRKTRSALKTLKQYVRTYKSEVVQ
- a CDS encoding prepilin-type N-terminal cleavage/methylation domain-containing protein, yielding MKREDGFSLIELMVTIAIIGILAAIAIPTYTGYRLKAERSIAWTDLQSLRLLEEQYYAENNAYVEGADTATLKTNLPGFQPDSGSQYDYDVAFSGTNNQTFTARATRKSGTGSDTGSPWTIDNTNTRNW
- a CDS encoding type II toxin-antitoxin system VapC family toxin; translated protein: MNLETRRGFVSGETPIANWGGEPGGREFDLLLHRSRIEIVNITPEQSELARKAWRIYGKGRHPAGLNLGDCCTYALSKYAGEPLLFKGNDFNQTNLPLISY
- a CDS encoding tRNA (N6-isopentenyl adenosine(37)-C2)-methylthiotransferase MiaB translates to MKTKTVYLKNFGCQMNNADAEQLLGVLHRVGYRSADRPEGADLILLNTCAIREKAEQKVFSDLGRLKIFKARDPGVLIGVLGCVAQAEGEKILGREPAVDFVVGTRGMAELPEIIRKAEAGEKSL